Part of the Nycticebus coucang isolate mNycCou1 chromosome 22, mNycCou1.pri, whole genome shotgun sequence genome, CCCTACCCTGTGTGTGCAGAGAGGTGGAGAGGGGATGATCACAGAAGAAAGGAAGTATGGGCTGATATGTCACAATATGGGGGCTTGGGCCTGTGACGAGACGCCTCCTCAGTCAGCAGAAAAACCCCAGCGCCTGGCAGAAAGAATGGGCCCAGTGGACGGTGTTGGAGGTGGAAGTCAGGTCACAGAGGCAAGGATGGCTGTGCCATGGTTAAGTTGGTCTCGTGTAGTTGTGCTGTGTGTTGATGTGGCCCTTGGCTATTACTAGCGTTGTTATTCTGCCTCCTTGAACAGCCTCTGAGAAAGCTTCCCGTAAAAGCCTTTTAGACATGCTCTCAAGCATGACTTCTGCTACTAACACTAAAAATGCTCCATTAAACAAGAATGGGTTTAGAAAAATCACTGAAGTGCCCACTTTGGCCTGGGAGAAATGGGTAGGATCTCAGGGTTTGGCTTCAgaatggggttgggggaaggggacatGTGGATCAGGTGTCTTTCTCTGTGTGGTCCCTGaggtgggaggtgagggagggtgtGAAGATGCCAATGCACAGGAAACAGCAGAGAGGACAAGGGTGGGGGACGTGGAGAGGCACCCAGGGCCCACGCAGGTTCAAGCCAGAAGCCTTCCCGTCATCCTCACACACACCCTGTGGGCTCCCTGCTACAATCCAAACCCACTGTCTTCCTCCATCTGGGTGAGGGTGACGTGAACACCCGGCTCAACTATAAGTCCCTTAAGGGCAAAGAGTAAGTCTGTCTCCTATGCCGCCACCAGCCCCCCACTGCCTGACATTGAGGCTCACCCTGCAAGGATTTGacgtttgaatgaatgaatgaacaaatgagtcCAGTTGGATGCCATTGTCCCTGTTCACCAAGGCCCTTTTCTTTTGACGTCCTGCAGTCCTGGATTCAAGGCTTGTCTCTCCAGCTGACCCTCTGCTGAGCAGCCATTTCATCATTTAAACCCTCAGCTTTCCCATCTGCAAAGCTTTTTCTGGGTATGTTTACTGGACGGATGAAGGAGGTCATGTAAATGAACTTGTCACTGAAAAGGCAGGGCAAAGGTGAGCTGGTTTTGATGTCAccgtcaccaccatcaccattccCATCCAAACAACACCCCCAACTCCCGCACGCGCACCACCTGCCACCTCTATTAATCCTTTCTCCTAGTCCCCAAATAACCACACTGCCTGTAGCCTCTTTCAGTGCTTAAGTTAATCACATTTAATTGTTTCTCATCAGGGAAGAGAGAAATCAGAAAGGATTCACAGCACTTGGAGTCAAGAAAGGGttaactaaaaaaatagaaatatattaagCTTTTGATTAGAAAAAAATGCGTACTCAGTTTCTCTCACACTCACACCTATGTTCTGACTATTGCACCCGCATTCCAGTTGCCAGACTCATACTCACCCTCAGGTGCATGTCCACACACACGGGCTCatgtgcacacgtgcacacacacaccatgctcACGCACACATGTGCTTCCAAACGCTATCACACACCACCAACAGACACACTCAAacactctccctcccacccccaggctggCCTCCCTCACTATAAATGCAAAGCTAGACTAAACTCAGGGCACTGGGGGCACATGCAGAACTCTGACTGAGCTTGGGGTGGGGAGATAAAAAGGCCACTGGAAGGGACAGGTGGCCTTAGTTGGTCCTGTTCTCCAGGAAGGCCAGCCGCTTACTCACAGCTTCCAGTGGACGCAGAGTTAAGGAGGAGTATGGGTTGGCCAGTGCAGTGACAGGTATGGCCCTGCATTGGGCCCCCCCCTTCCTGTTGCCACCAGAGGGCCCCTCTTCCAGAGCTTTCTCTCACCCTCCCCCCACAGCATGTGTTCCTGCGCTCcaggggcgacagagtgagactctgtctctaaaaaaaaacctatcCCCAAGAATGGTGCTTTCCAAAAACACAACCAGTTACTGTGACTCCTGTTGGGTCCCACACCTGGTCTTGACTGAGCCAAGGAGGTGTCTGGAGTCCAATGAGTGGAGGCTGGTGTCAGTCATGTCACTAAGAGCCTGGGAAATGAGGACTATGGGCCTGATGCATGCCCAGACAGTGTCTGTGTCCAGCGCCCAGATCTTGActtctgtctcagtttccttgtttaCCTTCTAGGTGTCTCTGCTCTTGACAGAGTCTATACCACCACTGACACCAGCCCATCCAGCCAAAATGCAGCCCTCCCCCAGAAGGAAGCACCTGGGCCATGCCCCTGCTCCCCACACTGCCTGTCACCCCTCCTCCCAGCCGGCAGCCATAGTTGAAAAAGGATATGCCTCCTGGTCAGGGCCTGCAGCAGCCCCTCCACTTCAGCCTGGAATTTCACTATGGACTCACAAGCACATGGGTCTTCCTCTGCAGTGGACAAGAAGATGGGAGACAGAAAGGAACTGTTGAGTGGTTGCCCAGGGGCAGGGGGTATAGTCACGACCCAGGGCCAGGAGGAAGAAATCATGGGAGGGTGAGAGGCCTTAGGAATCTGAGAAGGCAGAGAGACAGTGTCCCTGAGACAGAGCCCCTAGGAGTGATGGAGCGGAGACCCTGAACATCTCCCTGGTCCCTCAGAGCCCTGATAATGAACTACAATAATAGTATCCCTGTGCCGGGCACCCACCGTATGCAGGACACCATTAGGGGCCTCTGTGTCATCTTGGTGACTCCCCACTCCACTCTTTGGGTTTGAAGTCATTAATCTCATTCTACAAATGAAGACTCCAAGAAGCGAAATAAGTTGCCCTTGGCCAACAGTGTCAGAGCAAAGTTGCAGACCCAGGTATGTCCAGCTCTGGAGCCCACACTCTTTACCCTAAGGAACCTGCTGGCAAGGCCACAAGGGAGGACCAGGGGAGACAGCAACACTCAAGTCCTGGCTCCCCCAGATATGAACAGTTGTTCCACCCTTCTGGCCTTGGCTTTCCTGTatgtaaaatgtggataatgGCATTCTTACCAACCAGGATTCAATGATTTAATACTTGTAAAGCACTGAGAACAGTGTTGTCCACATAAGGAGCATTCAATATTTGTTTGCTGGCAATAAGAGCTGAAGTGGCCAGCCCACCTCCTGGTTCTGCCAACTGCTTCTCTCTACCCACACCCACTTCCAGGACGCTGGCCCCAGCCTTACTCACCCACACAGATCTTCCTCTGCAACTTCTTGCCTATCTGGCTGATAGTCTTGAAGTCAGCTGTGTAGAAGTAGTGCTCTGCCACAGGCTCGGAGGCAATTTCCCTCAGTTCATCCTCCACAGCGTTGCCCACACCCACAGCAAACATCTTAAAGCCTGCCAGGAGGAGCAAGACAAGTGAGGCTAGCTGTGGGGACAGGCAGCTGGATGGCTGAGCCTGCTGGGGAATGCCTAGACAGCCAACACCAGACACCTCCTGGTGGCAGCTTCTGGAATTACAAGCACAATGCCTGGGATAAGGACAGTGAGGAAACCTACTGAAGTTCTATGTGTCAGACCCTGTAGTAACTCCCTATACTGGAATCTTTATTCTGGGAGCATCAATTAACCCGCATAACCATCCATCTGGTGGTTGAAGCTCAGGATTGTCCCAAAGTGGGGTTGACTTCCAATAATTGGTATGTTCTTGGTAACATTCAGCTGGAAAAGCTCCAAGCCTCATCTACAAAAGGACCATCACAGCAAGGCACTTACTTTTCTGGGGCCTCAGTTGGACTAACCAATCTTTCTCACTGAAATTCACCTGGGTTTAGGGTGTACTCAGAAGACACCAAGGTAAACTACAGTCGAGCTATACCTGTGTGCACCCCTGACCATCAGTGGTGTCCAGAATCCAGTTGGGCAGCACCTACCGAGGTCCTTGGCCTTCTTGGCAGCATCATTAATGTAGTCCTGGCTTCGGCCATCAGTGAAGACGATGCCCACCTTCTGGGCACCAGGCCTGGCCCCTCTGGACACAGTGAAAGAATTATCAATGAGGTACTTGAGGGCAGCCCCGGTCATTGTGCCCTTCTCCATGTAGGACATATTCCGCACGGCCGCCTTAATGTCCTTCTTGGTGTGGAAGCGGCCTAGTGGGAACTCCTGGCGCACAGAGCTGGAATACTGCACCagccccacctgggccagctTGTCTGACACATCAAGAGTGTCCACAATCTGGTTGATGAACTTCTTCACCAGCTCAAAGTTCTCTGGCCGTACACTCTTAGATCCATCAATGAGGAAGACCAAGTCAGTGGCTGAGCTGCCACCACTGCCACTGCAGACTGGGGAGGACACGAAGGGGAGAGGATAAGCTAAAGGACATAGTCATCCATCCTGACCGCTGGCTGAGTCCCCACCACACATCAAGCTCTGTGCTGAGGATCATTCCATTTTGACCTCAGAACTGCCTCTATAAGCCAAGGTTATCAGCCACATTCTGCAGCATTGGAAGCTGAAGCTCCAACAGCTGTTAAATCATACACCTGAGAACTGGCAGCACCAGGATTTGAGTTTGAGACTAAACCACACTAAACCTACCACCCATTGTgttaaaaagagagacagaagtcAAGACAGAACTTTCTGAAGACACAAACTCTAAAAGGCAACTACATACTTTGAAGATTCGTCCAGAGGCAAAGTGCAGGGAGGTTCCAGGGGGTTTTCTGAGGAAGAGCCAAGCCCTGCTGCCTCACCCACCCTCCCCAGGGTTTGCTTATATCTGGCCCACTGACCATTGCAGGTCTTGCCATCACTGTTGAGGGTGAAGCCCTCGCGGCAGGCACAGGTGTAGGAGCCTGGGGAGCTGATGCACACTTGGTCGCAGTCATGGTCTCCTGTGGCACACAGGTCCGACACCACTGCAGGGACAAAGGGAAGCTCAGATCTCACAATCACGGGGCCTTGGACATCTCAGCCAGGACGCCCTCACTGACCCCTCTCACactcagggaaactgaggcccccaACGGAGTAGGATGCAGGCCTCAGATTCTCAGCACAGCATTTCAATCATTGCACCAGGGCCTAGATCCCTGCAGAAGGTGATAATActgatgataaaaattaaaaggtaaaggCCAGGAGGCAGGGCCTTTAATCAGTTTTTTCACTGCTGTACCCAAAGTGTCTGGAATAGTGCCCGTGGCAGTAAACATAACACACAGAAAGCCCTGGataaggatctgtccagcaccaCAAACTGAATGCTCTCGGAATCCTCACCATAAGGTAAAGCGCTCTTCTTAGACCCATTTTACAAATGCGGAAAATGGGCTGCCATGGCCTGGCTCCAGATCTATTCAAGACCCCAACCTTTCTGGCTGGTCACATACCAAAGACCCCCTTCACACCTCCCTTCTGAGTCGGACTCTGAACCCTCTCCTGCCAGTGCCAGGCTCCTCGGAACCTCTGGCATCACAGAAAAGTCTGGCACCCTAAACCTCGACATAAAAACACatacaggttttttgtttgttttgttttgtttttcttgagacagtctcactatgtcgccctcagtagagtgctgtggcatcacagctcagagcaacctcaaactcttgggcttaagtgattctcttgcctcagcctcccaaatagctgggactacaggcgcccgccacaacacccgactagtttttcttttttgtttttattgtcattgtgtttagctggcccaggctgtgttcaaatctcggtgcatgtggccggcgccataaccattgtgctacgggcggTGCCAAGCCAAAAAGCACATACAGGTTTTGAAAGCATTGCCCTCACTGGGTTCAGGCCCCTCCTCAGTCTCTGCTAGGGCTCAGTCTCTGCTAGGTCAGGTAAAAGAGCATCACTCTCCCCAACTCCCTTATCTCTGGGGACCCGCCTCTGAATCAGGCTCCGCCCCGGTGCTGTTCCCACCTTAGTTTTATGTAGGTTCCATCAccaacctacttttttttttgtttgtttgtttgttttttttttttttcttgagtacaCTTTATTTGTATCTTGGAGAGacgcaggtgtcctcaaactttttaaacagggggctagttcactgtccctcagaccgttggagggctggactatagtttaaaaaaaaaaaccatgaacaaattcctatgcacactgcatatatcttattttgaagtaaaaaaacaaaatgggaacaaatacaatcacactgcctcatgtgtcccacgggctgtagtttgaagACCCCCGGATTACAGTTTTGTAGGGTGCAGTTTAGAAATGCTGAGCTGGACTAGGGAATAGAATTTTGGCACTGACAGATACTAAAAAGGTCAGTGAGGTCCCTCTGGAAAACTCCTACTCACCCTTTGAAGCCTACTTGAAATGCCCTTAATTCTCAATACTGTTTCCCTACTCCTCCCTCAGGGGGAATGACTAGTCCTTTATTTGTACCTCCATTACCCTTATATACCcctttattctgtttctttcacAAGAAGGAGTTTGTTGGTTGTGCCTGTGTCTGCCAGGCAGAatgctccctgagggcaggaacTCTGTTTCCCTGAACTGGCATGTAGCTTAATGCATTTTATCAATTTAATTTACTCCAACACccttattttacaaagaagtaaGCTGAGATCTAGGGAGGAGCCAGGCCTTGCTCTTGTATCCCACAGCTGGAGGTCCTCAATGGTCCCTATGGGACCAAGCTCCACTCACGTTGGGGGGTAACTTGCttggcttccttccctcccctgtctCACTTCCCCTACTGGGACTTCCTGGCATCACCAACCTACTTAAGCCCAGCCCCAGACCTGGCCCCTACCCTGGACGTTCGCGCCAGCTCAGTCCTCGCCCTTTATAGGCCACCTCCCCGGCCTGGCCCCGCCCCTGACGCTGACTCTCAGCCTCAGAACCTGCCCCGGCCCTGCGAGGTCACTGAATTTCTCACCCGGGCCCCATAAGGCCCCGCCCCGTCCCAGCTCTGCCCCGCCCCCCTACTATAATTGGCTGCGAGcctgccctggccctggcctCGCCCCAAGTCCCGACACGGCCCCTCCCTTGCCCCGCCCTGATGCTGACTTTCAGAGTCCGCGCCGGCTCTGGCCCCGCCCCATGCTGGCTTGCAGGCCCCGCCCCGGCCCCCCGCACCGCAGAAAGCCTCCTGGAACTTCTTGGACAGCTTCTGGATGACACTGTAGCTCTCCACGTAGTCGACGTGCTCGTCCTGCGGCTCGCTGGCGATCTGCCGCAGCGTGGCCTTGTCCACGCGGCCCACGCCAATGGCGAACAGCTCGATGCCACTGTCCCGGGCCCGCGCAGACACGTCCCGCACGCTGTCCTGAGGCCTCCCGTCCGTCACCACAACGACCACCTGCGACAGGACACGCGGGGCGTGTGTGGGGCCCGGCCCTGCCTCCCAGCGCTGCGCCCCTCAGGAAGCCCCGCGGAAGAGGAGACTGTGGTCTGGAGAGACAGAGGGACTTGCCCAGGCTTCCACCGCTAGTCAGTGCAGGTGGACGTAGTCCCCTGTCAGGGCTTGGGCCCAGAGAGAAGGACCCGGTCAGTCAGGGGGCGACAGGTTCCCTCTGACTGAAAGAGACATGGTTAAACTCTCCCTATCTGACTCGGGCCCTCGGATGCCTGGAGGGACAGGGCCGTCTCCCCTACCTCCTACCCCCGACTGGGAGCTGAAGGGGCCATGACGAGGGAATGCGGCCTGCACGGGACCCCTCCTGCCCGGCGTGATTCTGGGGGCTGGACCTGAGCTGCAATGTGCAGGGTCTCCGTCTGGCCCAGCCCCGTGCAGGTCTTCACTTAGCCACCAGGGGGCAGCAGAGGCTAACGAATGGGGCCGCTGCCTCCCGTCAGGGCATTCTTCCACTCTCGGACACTCCCACCTGGGTATCCAAAGAATCAACTGAAGATTGATGCAGCCCTTGTCTTCCTCCACTTCCCGAGCTAATGCATCCCCCTTCCAGGGAGGGAAAGAACATGACTGCCCCCTTGCCCAAGGCTCCTTCTGGGCTATATCCCAGAAAGACACAGAGGAGACCCTGGCCCTGAGCTccagcctcaccaccccctgcctACACTCATCCTGAGGCCAGGGTCCTCCCGGTTTTGCCCAGCCTGGGCTGCTTCTCTGCTTCTGACCTGGGTCCCTGCCCTTAGCTGCAGGGCCTGACCCCCTGTCCTGGTGACCACAGTTAAGGCAGACCCAGGTTAGAAGGGCAGCGCTGCAAGTTATACAGCTAAACCCACTTTCCTGAGCATCTGTATCCTCATCTGAAAGAAGGGGATGTGGTAAGGTTGAGCCACATGACTCTGGGCAAGAAACCAGAAAGGGGCAACTATAATGTTCAGTATCATTACCCAGGATTCCCTAGGGAGTGATCTAGCACCACCTCTCCCCCCTGGGGAGCTGGGGTACTGGCACTGAAAACCTAGTATGACTGTTCACTGCCACATGCTGCCACATCCCTGAGGCCCACTATGTCCTTGAGTCCCTGCTGTTCCCCTAAACCCTAGCTTTGAGAGTTTCCACAGGCAAATTCTAGTCTGAACACCTGGGGCCTGGGGCCAGCCTGTCTGTGTCATCTGCTGGAGGAGCTCTCTCTTCACTTGCTCACCTGAGGCCTCTGGTCTGGTCTGGGGTGAACAGGCTAACCCTGTAGCTGTGCCAGCTACCACTCTGAGCATTGTCGCCTTCACTATCTCTCTCCATTAAAGCCACCTTGGGAGACCCCATCCTCTCAACCAGCGTGACTGTCAACCCCATCTACAGCCCCTCATGTTGGAACTTGTTGGCCCCTCAGAATAAGCCTGACAGGCTGCCTGCTGCGATGGTCCTTTGAGGAGTGGTAATGGCTGGGACTATACGCTGTGGTCTGTGTGAACATTTACCACTTTTTAGCAGGGTGAAATAGGGGCATCACCTCCAAGCAGGAACATGCGCTAGAGAGTGGGAGATGAGGAGGGGAGGGACAAGAAAGCGGGGCTTCCTTGGGCTAGGGCCCTGGGCAGGTACATGATGACTCCTCAGGTCACCGAAGGCTGTGATGGGGAAGTCTGGAGCCTGTGGGAGGACCACAGGGGGAAAGGACCTGACCTAGACTCAACAGGTCTCATGCTGAGCCATGAAGGCATGGCACTGGGAACAGGGCCTCTGACACTCTCCACACTCTGCCCTCACTGACTGTGCCACTTATGTGACATCACCTCGTGTTTCTGAGCCCAAGCCCtcaaagtaaaaaattagctAATGCCAATATGTGGCTTAAGCAGTTCCAGGCACTGATATGAGCGCTTTATGCATTTGAATTCAGTCCTTATAACAGCACTCTGAGGAAGTGTTATCATTTCTCCcactttataggtgaggaaactgaggcatggagagacAAAGTCAGTGGCACAGCTAGTAAAGTGGAGCAGGCCTTGAACACAGGCTGGAGGCACAGGCCGCACCCTTCCCTATCATGTAAGCATCTGGCCTGAGCTTCGCTGCCTTCAAGGGCTCAGCCAGACCGGGGAGCCAAGGTCAACCAAACAGAAATGATCCGTGCTTACCACACTATGAGCTCTTGAGGTCAGAAGGCTGGGTTCAGATtcccagctctaccacttacAGCTGGTGGCCTCTGTCTAATGATCTCCCTCTCTGGCCCTCAGTTTCCCAGCTATAAAATGGCCACCTTATAGGGGTGTCATGAAAATTGAAGTGTGTGGAGGCAATCCTCATAGCACAGAATAGAATTCCCAAATTGCAGCCGCCCGGCAGGGAGGGATGCACAGACCTTGCTGACGTCAGGGGACTTGGAGTGACCACCCTCGGCATTGCTGAAGGCCTTGGTGATGGCGAACTGGATGGCCAGACCCGTCATGGTGCCTGTGGACAGGGGCTGGATGCGACGCACAGCCTGCAGCAGCGTGGCCTTGGAGCCGTGGGCCCGCAGAGGGAATTCCTGCTTCACCGCACTGGCATAGTTGACCAGCCCCACCCGGGTGGCATTGGGCCCCACATCCAGCGACTCAATGACCTGGGACAGGAACACCTTCACCTTCTCAAATTCTGTGGGGCGCACGCTGCGGGAGCTGTCCACAACAAACACCAGGTCCGTGGGCCGGGTCCGGCAGTGGTGCcctgagaggaggcaggaggaagccAGAGGTGGCCACAGTCAGGAGGCTGCCCCTGAGACACTCAGAGGCAAAGGAGCAGAGCATCAGGGCCAGGCCACTTGGATCTGGATATGAGGCCACAGGCACAGTAGACCACGGACTTAAACTGGGCTGCCTGGGCCTTTGGGTCAGTGTGTGGACACTTAGGCAAGCAACTTGCCAAAGGCCCACAGTGCAGCCCATGGGAGAAAACAAGGGCCAATCCTGGCTGTGCCTCACTCTCCTCATCTGTGCAACAAGCTGGCAATCCTTCTTCATAGAATTCCTTGGGAATGAGCAAGGCAGCCAGCATAGGGCTGGGCACGTACACAGTGGGTGTTTGGGGCAGCAAAGGACACTGTGGCCTTGAAAACACACCTCTCagctcagcgctcatagctcagtgggtagggcactggctatatacaccaaggctggtgggttcaaacctggcccaggcctgctaaacaacaatgacaactgcaacaacaaagaaaacacacTTCTCAGGCTGCAGCCCAGATTGGCTGCCAGAAAGAAGGGCAGCTCTTTCTCCTGACTGGGCAGGAGGACACTGAGAGTGGCCCCCCCAGGCACTGTCAAGCCAAAGCAGTGCCCACCAACATGGCCTCTTGCATCTGAGCATTAGAGAGAATCACCACAGTAGAGCCAGTTTCCCTCAGCCCGGTGGGGCCTGCTGGCTAAGAAAAGGAGTGGGAATTCCTGGTGGCCACCTTGGCCATCTGACCAGGTGGTGGCCACCAAGATACACCCCCAAGGAGCAGTACCCCTCCAGACACCAAAGAGGGCAGCACCACGTGCTAAGAAGTATGTGGACTTGGAGTGAGAtgggtctgggttcaaatcccggcTCAGCCGCCCTGTGGCACCGGGCAGATTGTTGCACCTTCCTGAGTTTAATGTTTCTCATCTAGTCAGTGGAGAGGATAAGGCCCCTGCATGACTGTCACTGGACCTACAGCCACACGGGTCTCAGTACCAAGCTGAGCAGAGCTGATCCCAAATAAGGATGCTGGAGAATCAGGAAAGGGACGATGCTCAGGGCTATCCCAATCCCCAACTCACGGCGCCCTGGACAGGGACCCTGGGCATCAGAGCTCTTCAAGAGACCTTAGAAATCACCTTGCAGCTGGCTTCCTGGTCCCCCTTAGCTAAGTCtataaataggaaaaacagaggtccagagagggagaggggattgGCCACCTCATGGAGCGGGAGCTCAGGAGCCGGGATGCTTTGGGGCTGTGTTACTGTGGGATCTTAGACAGGCCCGCCTCCTCTGTCCTCAGAATCTCCATCAGTACAGGAAGAGTGGGCATTCTAAGACTCAGCGCTGACACCTGAAACTCTGGGGGTGGTGTTGCACTTCAGGGGCCCAGTGCTGGAAGGACTGGCAAAGGAGGCTGGGCTCTTGGACCCCCCAAGAACTGCACTCACCAAAGAGGAATGAACTCAGCCCTGGGCTTGGAGCAGCTCCAGGTGACAGCCGGCCCTCTGAGTGGCTTCTGCCCCTGAGAGACCTGGAAGACCATGGTCCCTGCAGCATGCATGGTCCCAGGGAGCTGAGGGTCACCCTGCCCAGCCCTTGTCAGCATCACCACCTGTGCATGCCCCGGTGCTGCCTGCTGGccacccctgcctccctgccAGGCTCCCCTCCCTGGATCCCATTTAGTCTCTACCCACCtcggtgcccagcccccagcctgaTGGTGAGGACCTGCCCACCCTGTGTCCCCCAGCTCACACAGGCCTCTCACCTCTGGATTGCGGGGCGAGACCAAGACTTCCTAGAGcctggagcagcagcagcagctggaggCTGCTGAGCATGAGGCTGGTGCCAAAGGAGACTCTCATGGTGCTGGCAGCTCAGGCCGCAGCAGGCACAGTTGTGGGGGCTGCAGGGGTCCAGGTCTTATCAACCCTGATGCCCGCCCAGCCTCTTGGCCAGGCGGCCCCCCCACTGACGTGGGGCAgcaggggcggggctggggcTGAATGGAGGTGTGTGTGCggagagggagggaggcctgGCTTGGGCTCCAGAGGCCCCTCGACCACAAGGCCTCCTTTGCCTGCAGAAGCAACTGGAGCTGGAGTTGGAATTTGGGAACTCTCAGGTGGGTGGGGGTGGCTCCTCCAGCAGCTGGAGCCCTATGACTTAAAGCTCCACCCCACACTGGGGATACCTGGGTTCAAAATGGCCTCACACCCCAGCCCCGCCCTTTCCCCTCAAGCCTCACCCAAATCCCTGCCCCACCTACAATTCCCCGCCCCCCCAGCAGTTTCCTCATTAGCAgcttcccttccccagcctcaCTGTCCTTGCCTGTCCACATGCACCCTGCCCTCCGGTGCTTCTGGATTCCCCTCAAAGCCTCAAGGCCTTTGCACATGCAGAGCCATCTGCCCAGAGTGCCCTAACCTGCTGACTCTCTGCCAGGCAGAGCCTTTCAAGATCATAATCGTGGCTAAAATGTGTACCACAATAGAGACAGTTGTTAAGAGCACAGACGCAGGAGCCAGGGTACTTAGGTTCGCTAAGCCAGCAAAGCGCCTGTGTGTCAATGGCAAGTTACTccacttctctgtgcctctgatAGCTCATCTGGAAACTGGAGCTGGAAACAGTGCCTCCCTCCTACAGCTGATGCCGTGAGCAGAGGAGTTACGCGAAGCGTCTCAGTTGATGCTCAGGACAATCCTCTGAGGCAGCTACTGTTGTTACCCTCATTTCCCAGATAGAGAGCCAAGGAACAGAGAGCTGAAGTAACTTGTCTAACGTCACACAGCTAAAAGGTGTTACTGCCAGGATAGGGGTCCAGGCCCGTGCCCTGAGACACACTGCTTGCTCTGTGGCCTAGAGCTGGTggcttgacctctctgagcctcagctggTCACTGTGCAGTAGGAATGGTAGCTCTTGCCCTACCCGCCTCCCTAAGATCACGTGAGAGGCAGTAAGAGGACGGAAGTGGAGATGGAGTCGGGAGGTTACCACCATCCCAGGGGGCAGAATCAGAACACTCAGGGCCCGTGCACTTCCCGGAAATTATGCCTcgataaaagaaaacacacagttTTGAAAAAGTGACTGTGAAGAACAGCAGGCCCAACCCACAGCACTCACAGACTTgaacaataattataataacaatcCCTTCCACACTTGGCCTGGCAAAGTCACTCACTTTATCACTGTATCTCTCTTGTTCTCCCACCAAAACAAGGACGTCAACAGATTGGAATAAATTAGCCCATCTGTCAACTGGAGAAACGGAGGCCCAGGCGGATTCGCTGACTTGCCTGAAGCCACCCAGTTcaggggcagagccaggcctgGAAACTCAGGCCTCATTCCCCTTTGAGCCAGTGTTAGAGAAGGAAGTTAAAGGCATTTGCCCCTGACTTTCCGCATTTAAGTCTCACTTGTGTCTCACGCACACCCCTCTCCAATTCCAAATAGCAGGTGAGGCTGCTGAGTCCTTCCCACTACAACTTTGAAGCCTAATTCTTTCCTGCAGAGATGCCACACAGGGGTGATTTGTGCCTCCCCCCAGGAAGCATCATCTTCCTCCAACCAGGGATCATGCCTGTCTCAGGCACCAACGAATCCCTGGGACCCAGCGCTGTGCCTGGCACTGGGTATCTGGTgagcaaaggaaagaatgaattaaAAGTAGGAATGAGCCACAAACCAGTTGCATTTCCCTGT contains:
- the MATN1 gene encoding cartilage matrix protein, whose translation is MRVSFGTSLMLSSLQLLLLLQALGSLGLAPQSRGHHCRTRPTDLVFVVDSSRSVRPTEFEKVKVFLSQVIESLDVGPNATRVGLVNYASAVKQEFPLRAHGSKATLLQAVRRIQPLSTGTMTGLAIQFAITKAFSNAEGGHSKSPDVSKVVVVVTDGRPQDSVRDVSARARDSGIELFAIGVGRVDKATLRQIASEPQDEHVDYVESYSVIQKLSKKFQEAFCVVSDLCATGDHDCDQVCISSPGSYTCACREGFTLNSDGKTCNVCSGSGGSSATDLVFLIDGSKSVRPENFELVKKFINQIVDTLDVSDKLAQVGLVQYSSSVRQEFPLGRFHTKKDIKAAVRNMSYMEKGTMTGAALKYLIDNSFTVSRGARPGAQKVGIVFTDGRSQDYINDAAKKAKDLGFKMFAVGVGNAVEDELREIASEPVAEHYFYTADFKTISQIGKKLQRKICVEEDPCACESIVKFQAEVEGLLQALTRRHILFQLWLPAGRRGDRQCGEQGHGPGASFWGRAAFWLDGLVSVVV